Proteins from a genomic interval of Equus quagga isolate Etosha38 chromosome 11, UCLA_HA_Equagga_1.0, whole genome shotgun sequence:
- the TMIGD1 gene encoding transmembrane and immunoglobulin domain-containing protein 1, translating into MTWKNNGLMLMCRFLLLLILFLPREMTSSILTVNGKTENYVLDTQIGFQESLRCAVQNHTNEEELLWYREAGTVDLKSGNKINSSSVCVSSISEDDNGVTFTCKLQRNQSVSISVVLNVIFPPLLSGDDFQTVEEGSNANLVCNVKSNPQAQMMWYKNSSILNLEKNHHQVQQTSESLQLSITNVKKSDNGTYNCIANSTWRVETKDFHLIVKDKAVVVPKEPIIAACVVIFLTLCFGLIARRKRIIKLCIKDKDSQGETAL; encoded by the exons ATGACCTGGAAGAACAACGGCCTAATGCTAATGTGCAGATttcttctgttactgattttatttctgcCACGTGAGATGACAA GTTCTATTTTAACCGTGAATGGTAAAACTGAGAACTATGTTCTGGACACTCAGATTGGCTTCCAAGAATCTCTGAGATGTGCTGTTCAAAACCACACCAATGAGGAAGAACTTCTCTGGTACCGAGAGGCGGGCACAGTGGATTTGAAATCTGGAAACAAAATCAACTCCAgctctgtctgtgtctcttccATCAGTGAGGATGACAATGGAGTGACCTTCACCTGCAAGCTGCAGAGGAATCAGTCGGTGTCCATCTCAGTGGTGCTGAACGTCATTT TTCCTCCTCTCCTAAGTGGAGACGACTTCCAAACTGTTGAGGAAGGGAGTAATGCAAATTTGGTTTGCAATGTGAAATCCAACCCCCAGGCTCAAATGATGTGGTACAAAAACAGTAGCATCCTGAATTTAGAGAAAAACCATCACCAAGTCCAACAGACAAGTGAGTCTCTTCAACTGTCGATCACCAACGTCAAGAAATCTGACAATGGAACCTACAACTGTATTGCAAATTCAACTTGGAGAGTGGAGACCAAAGACTTTCACCTCATTGTCAAAG ATAAAGCTGTGGTTGTACCAAAAGAACCCATTATTGCTGCCTGTGTTGTGATCTTTCTGACACTGTGCTTTGGATTGATtgctagaagaaaaagaataataaag CTCTGCATAAAGGATAAAGATTCTCAGGGAGAAACAGCTCTGTAA